CGGGCAGGCATGTGAAGGAGGGGGCGCGAGCGGTGCGTGCCACACGGCTCGCGCGCCGCGCCGCTGCCTATCTGCGCCGGCTGGCGATCGCGGGTGGCCGGCGCGACTATCGCCGCTTCATCATCCTTTCGCCGGGCCGTGCCGGATCGACGCTGCTCGTCGAGCGCTGCGCCTCGCATCCGGCGATCTGCTGTTTCACCGAACTGCTTCATGCCGGCCGCAGCTTCGCCGATCCGCTGCGCGACCCGATGCTGTTCCTCCGCCGCTATCCGTGGCGCCGGCATCCGCGCGGCATCGGGGCGGTGGGCTTCAAGCTGCTCTACGAACAGTTCATGCGCCACCGCGAGGCGCTGCGACCCCTTGTCGACGATCGAGACCTTCACATCATCTGGCTCGATCGTCGCGATCGACTGGCGCATTACCTGTCGTCGGTGGCGTTGCAGGCGACGGGCGTGGCGAACGTATCGCGCGATGCCGACGTTCCGCCGACCATGGCCCACGCCATCGATCCCGAGCATTGCCGGCGCTTCTTCATGGGCAATGCGCTCATGTCCGATATCGTCACCGAGAGCTTCCGCGGCCATCCGATGCTCCGCATCCTCTACGAGGATCTGGTGGCCGATCCGCCGGGCGTCGACGCCAGCCTCTGCGCCTTCCTCGGCGTGCCGCCACGTCCGCTCAACCACAACACCCGCAAGCTGGCGCGGGGCAGCCTGGCCCAGCGTGTGACCAACCGCGAAGACCTGCTCGCCCATTTCCGCGGTACGCGTTGGGAAGAAGAGATCGCTGCTGCTCTGGGCGGCGGCCGGTGACCCCCGGCGGCCGGACGCGTCCGTCCCGGCCGACGGCGGCGGACGGCCATGGCGGCGTGCTGGCGGCCGGGCGTCTCGCTGACCTCGTCGACGCGGCGACCGGGCCGCACGATGCGATGGCGGCCTGGCTGCGCTATCGCGCCGCACTGGGTGATGTCGTTGCGGACGAGGGCGAGCGGCGGCTCTATGCGCTTGTCGCGCACCGCATCGACGCCGCCCGGCTGCCACCCGCCGACCTTGCGCTGATCCGCGCGCAGCGGCGCGGCGCCCGTGCCCGGCACGAACTGCTGTTCGACGCCGCCGGGCAGCTTGCGGACCTGTTCGCCGGCGCCGGCATCACACCGGTGTTTCTCAAGGGCATCGCGCTGCAGATCCGGGTGTTCGGCGACACGGTCATCCGCGCGTCCTCCGATATCGACATCTTCGTCGATCGCGCGGCGCTCGCACCGTGCCTCGCGCTGATCGAGGCTGCGGGCTGGACACGCAAGGAGGATCGGCCGCGGACCGACGATCCGGACCGGATCGCGGCGATGCGCGTCAAGATCACCTACCGAATGCCCGGTGGCGTCTTCGTCGATATCCACTGGGTCGCGCGCGAGCCGCTCGAATTCGATGCCGCATTGTCGGCGGCGTTTGCCGGCGCGACGGTCATGCGCGCCTATCGCGGGCGGCAATGGCTTATCCCCTCCGATCTGTGGCTGCTGTTCGAGACGATCGAGCACGGCATCAACTGGAACGAGGTCGTGCCGATTCGCTGGCTGGTCGATGCTCTCGCGCTGCTCCGTCTGGACGATGCCGATATCGACTTCGACCGGCTGTGCACGCTCGTGGAGCAGGCCAGGCTCGAACGCATATTCTCGATCGGCCTCGGCGAGATCGCGCGTGTCGGCGGGAAGGGCGAGATCGTGCCGCCGGCGGTGCTGGATCGGCTTGCGGGCGCGCGGCGCGGGTCGCGGGGACGCCTCGACCTGCGCGCACGGCTGACGCGCCCAAGCCCGCTGGTCACGATCGGCGCCAGCCTGTCTCACTACCTCTTGCGGCATCCGGCGCCCCCGCTGCTCCGTCTGCTCGGCTATCCGGCCTATTATCGGATGCGTGCGCTCCGCTGCATGACCTGGGCAGAGGTCATCGGTCGCGCGGTCGCGCGGATCCGGCCGGGCACGCGCTGATGGAGGGGCTTGCGGATGCGCTGCTGCCGCTGGCGCTGGCCCATGACGGCGCCGCGCCGGACGCGGCGTTGCGGGCGGCGGCGGCGCGCCTCGCCGCCCGACTGTCGCAGCGCGACGGTGGCCCGGTCCCCAATCCCGCCGTGCTGGCCGGCAACCTGCGCCTGCTGGGTCTGTCGCTGCCGGTTGCCGCGCACCGTCGCCTGACCGCGCTCGCGCTGCGCGAGGAGAAGCGATCGGCGATGGCGGCCGAACAGGGCGAGGCGCTCGAGGCGCTGTTCCGCGCACACGGACTTTCGGTGCAACCGGTGCGTGGCTGGGATTTCGCGCGCCGCTATTATGCCAGGCCGCTGGATCGACACTGCCACGCGCTGCGCTGGCTGGTCGATGACGAGGCCGCCGGCGACCGGGTTGCGGCGCTCGTGCGCGCCGAGGGCTGGACATCGATCGTTGCCGCCCCGCGGCTCGCGCCGCACAAGCGCATTTTCTCCGGGCCGGATCGCATCGCCGTTGAGGTGCATCTCCGCCCGTTCGGCTGGACGATGCTGGCGATGGAGCCCGATGCGCGTGGCGGGGCGGCGTTCGCCGCGGTCGAACTCATCGGATCCAGCCTGGTCGAGATGTCGCTCGCGGCGCGCTGGCCGATCGATCTTGCCGCGCTGCTTCGGCATGCGGCACCGGATCCGGACGGCTTCGTCCGCCAGGTCCGGCGTTTCGGCTTTGCCGGTCATGCCGATCGGTCGCTCGCGCATTTGGCGCGGCACGTTCATAGCGACGATGTGGTGCTGGCGTCCCGCATCGCGCTCCTGCGCACCGCGCTCGCGCGGACCGGCGCGCGGGACGATGCGGCGATTCGCGATGTCCGCTATCTCCGGGCGATGGCGACGGCGGGCCGCGCCGGCTTCCTGCTGCGGGCTTGCGGCCGGCCCGATCTTGTCGGCGCGGCGCGCGCGATCCGGGCGGAACGCCATGCGCAACGGAGCGCGCGGGCGGCGGTGCGGGCTAGCCTCGTGCGGCGGGTGCGCATCCGATCGCACTGAGCCGGCCATGGTCCAGCCGATAGCGGTGCGCATCGAGCAGCGCGGGCAGCGGACGGTGCGCGACCATCACGATCGTTGCATCGGCGCATTCCCGCTGGATGCAGGCGCAGGTGCGCCGTTCGGTTTCCGGATCGAGCTGTGACGTCGCCTCGTCGAGAATCAGCAGGTCGGGCGCGCCGCAGATCGCCCGGGCGATGGCCAGGCGCTGGCGTTCGCCCCCGGACAGCCGCTGGACCGTCTCGGCGCGGTCGTCGTCGAGCGAGAAAGGCAAGCCGAGTTCGGCGATGACCCGTTCCGCCCGTGCGCGGTCGAGCGTCTCGATCGGGTGCGGGAAGGCGAGATTGTCGATCGGCGGGGCTGCGAAGAGGAACGGATGCTGCGCGACGAGCGCCACGCGGGCACGCCGCATGCGCCCGATGACATCGCCGCCCTCGCCATCGATCAGGACCTGCCCGGCGGTCGGCTTGATCAGCCCGCACAAGAGCAGCACCAGCGTCGATTTTCCGGCACCCGACGCGCCCGATATCTCGATGCGGTCGCCTGGTCGGATGGTCAGCGACACACCGGCGAAGATCGGCGTCGCGGCGCCCGGCCGTGTCAGCGAGACCGCGTCGAGTGCGATCGAGCGCGCGAACAGCGGCTCCACCGGTTGCTCCGGCCGCGGCTCCAGCACCTCCACGGGCAGGTTGCGATCCGCGATGATCCTCGCAAGATCGGGCGCGTGCGCGTTGACCTTCTGC
The window above is part of the Sphingomonas sanxanigenens DSM 19645 = NX02 genome. Proteins encoded here:
- a CDS encoding nucleotidyltransferase family protein, which gives rise to MTPGGRTRPSRPTAADGHGGVLAAGRLADLVDAATGPHDAMAAWLRYRAALGDVVADEGERRLYALVAHRIDAARLPPADLALIRAQRRGARARHELLFDAAGQLADLFAGAGITPVFLKGIALQIRVFGDTVIRASSDIDIFVDRAALAPCLALIEAAGWTRKEDRPRTDDPDRIAAMRVKITYRMPGGVFVDIHWVAREPLEFDAALSAAFAGATVMRAYRGRQWLIPSDLWLLFETIEHGINWNEVVPIRWLVDALALLRLDDADIDFDRLCTLVEQARLERIFSIGLGEIARVGGKGEIVPPAVLDRLAGARRGSRGRLDLRARLTRPSPLVTIGASLSHYLLRHPAPPLLRLLGYPAYYRMRALRCMTWAEVIGRAVARIRPGTR
- a CDS encoding nucleotidyltransferase family protein; this translates as MEGLADALLPLALAHDGAAPDAALRAAAARLAARLSQRDGGPVPNPAVLAGNLRLLGLSLPVAAHRRLTALALREEKRSAMAAEQGEALEALFRAHGLSVQPVRGWDFARRYYARPLDRHCHALRWLVDDEAAGDRVAALVRAEGWTSIVAAPRLAPHKRIFSGPDRIAVEVHLRPFGWTMLAMEPDARGGAAFAAVELIGSSLVEMSLAARWPIDLAALLRHAAPDPDGFVRQVRRFGFAGHADRSLAHLARHVHSDDVVLASRIALLRTALARTGARDDAAIRDVRYLRAMATAGRAGFLLRACGRPDLVGAARAIRAERHAQRSARAAVRASLVRRVRIRSH